The nucleotide window ccccccccccccccgcccccatcaccaaccttctgactctatgttggagggaaggtccTGGATGAAGAATCTGAAGATGGTTCGATTCAGGACACAACCTTAAAGAACTGTTGCattctggagctgtgatgcatgACCTCTAACAACCACATCTATTTTCCTTCTGCTGGGTATGACTCCCAACTAGTGGAGTGTTTTTCTCCTGATttgtcattgacttcaattttgctagagcttcttgatgccactgggtcaaatgctgccttgatgtcaagggtagtcgCACTCATCTTACCTCTTTGGTTCAGTTGTTTGTCCATGCTTGGaccaatgctgcaatgaagtcaggcagaacccaaactgagcaattTATTGCAGTGTAAATTCCACTTGTAAGCACGTTGACAACACTTTCAATCACCTTGCAGATGTTGTCAGGGTTCAAagtttttgcagtatccagtgtcttcatccGTTTCTTGGTACACTTGGAGtggcaaattaggttaagggataggacactagagatgcagtggcaaacatttaaaggGATAATTTGGCATACACAGAATAGATTCAGATGAGTAAGGAACAATTTACTCTATCACTTTTCAGGTGATTATAATTTACCCTCATTCCGTCTTCTCTTCCATTTTCTGATTTTTAGCTGCTGTTCAGATGATGCTTGTGTGCTtgatagtgaagactgatgcaaaattgtGATGAGGATGTAAGGTCGCTACAAAGGGGCACGGGTTAAGTGACTGGGCAAAACTTGGCAGGAGGAATAAAAAAagcttatctaaatggtgagagattgcaaagctctgtggtgcagggggatctgggtgttctggaGCATGAATCACAGGCAGTATGCAAGAACAACAAGAAATTAGGAACACTGACATGTTATCATTTATAGtgagaattgattacaaaagtggcGAGGTTCTGCTTCAGTTTTGCAGGACATTGGTGATAGCAATGCATTATGTACAGTATTGGTTtctttatttaaagaaagatataaatgtgttggaagcagttgataaaaggttcaccagactaataccaggaatggctgggttgtcttatgaggaatgttCGGAGAGATTAGGTCTGTATGCACTAGAAATTAGaaaagtaagaggcgacttgatcaaaaccttgaaGATGCTGAGGGGTATTGAAAGGATGAGGAGGATGTAtcctcttgtcggagaatctagaaatggggtcactgtttaaaaataacaggtcactcatttaagacagaggtgaggagaatttttccTGTTCTGTTTACTCTAGCTGTTTTATATCTCTGACTAGCTTTCTGTTGTACTCTattttagtcatcctttgctgttcCTTGCATTCTGACCAATCTTCTGACCTTCCACCTATCTTTTCACAATtgtgtgctttttctttaagtttggtaCTATCTTCAATCTTTCTAGTTAGCCACAGATGGTGTCCATCCTTTGGATTTTTTTTGCTGGAATGTATCTATTatatgtattctgaaatatccccgtGTTTGCCACTGCATTGGAAAAAATCATGTTCGGCCTAACCAGTCCATGTATGTCCTCCAAATGAGTATTATTCCTAAGTGAACGTGATGCGGTGTGAGTGTAAAAGCAGGAGCGTGCGAGGGATAGAGTGTGATAGCAGGAGCGtgcgacagggacagtgtgatagcggaagtgtgcgagagggagggtgtgatagCGGGagcgtgcgagagggagagagtgtgataaCAGGAGCATGCGAGAGGGAGGGTGATAGCAGGAGCATGCGATTGATTGTGGTAGagggagagaggtgtgagtgattgattatgggagagggagaggtgagtgtgtgcacaTGGGCGTCTGTCTTCGTCGAATGTGAGAATCCAGCTCTCCACACATTCCTAATATTAAATGAACTTTTGAGCAAAAGAAGCAGCAACACTTCTCCCATTACAAATGCAAAAAAGGTAAGACCCACTACTTTGTTGAATAAGAGAACTTTGTAATTATAATGTGTACATAAGAAAAAGACTTCAATAAGTTTGCTTTTCAATGTTTATTGGATAAAATTGGTAATTTTTTTGTAGTTTAACTCTTCAACGTAAGTACGCTTTTCAGGGCTTCCATCAGTACTCTTGGCAAGTCAAAAGGGCACTTTGACcagaaaagtttgggaaaccctgtacTAGAAAAGTCTAAGGAAGTCTGATTTGGAGTTCATATGTAGGGTATAAAAGTGTATTCTGCCCCCAACCTTAATTTACCTGCTGGACTCTTGAACTTATTCCGTGCAGTCATATTCTACAAAATTTGATGTGGAGTTAaaatctgtgatttaaatcatctCCCTCTTGCTGCAGGTGGAAAACGTATCTCAACGTTGTCGAGAATATTTAATAAAGAAAATTAATGCTGAGAACTGCGTCCGATTACTGAGCTTTGCGGACTTGTACAGCTGTGAAGAGCTGAAAATAAGTGCAAAACGAATGGTGGAGCACAAATTTACTGCTGTTTACCATCAAGATGCTTTTTTGCAGCTTTCACATGACCTTCTGATAGATATCCTCAGCAGTGACAATTTAAATGTGGAGAAGGAAGAGACAGTACGTGAAGCTGCTATGGTGTGGCTTGAATATGACACTGAATCACGATCTCAGTATCTATCTTCAGTCCTTGGCCAAATAAGAATTGATGCACTTTCTGAGGTCACACAGAGGGCTTGGTTTCAAGGCTTACCACCTAACGATAAGTCTGTGGTGGTGCAAGGTCTGTACAAATCTATGCCAAAATTTTTCAAACCTAGACTTGGTATGACTAAAGAAGAGATGTTAATATTCACTGAAGCATCTAGTGAAAGTCCTCGTTCTTCCTTTTGTGCTGTTTGCTACAGCCCTCAGGCAGAGAAAGTGTACAAACTCTGTAACCCACCTGGAGATTTGCAGAGAGTAGGGACACTTGTTACTCCTGACAATGATATTTACATTGCAGGTGGGCAGGTACCTTTAAAAACTTCTATCACCAATAATAGTAAGGCAAGTAAGCTTCAAGCTGCATATAGACCTGTGAACTGTTTCTACCTGTTTGATGCTCAACAGAACACGTGGGTTCCAAAGACTCCAATGTTATGCACTCGCAACCGACCTTCATTGGTTTGTTGTGAAGGATATATCTATGCAATTGGAGGGGACAATGTTGGTGGGGAAATGAACAAACGGACCGTGGAAAGGTATGATTGTGAAACAGATGAATGGACTTTAGTGAATCCTTTGCCTTGTGCTTGGCAGTGGAATGCAGCAGTAGCAGTGGAAGACTACATTTATGTTATGGCACACAATCTAACATTTTGCTACTGTCCACGTACTGACTCATGGGTTGAAATGGCTGCACGTCAAACAAGCAGGTGTTTTGCCTCAGCTGCAGCTTTTGGAGACAAAATCTTCTACATTGGTGGTTTGCATATTGGAAATAACTCAGGCATCCGAATACCTTCAAGCACTGTTGATGGTTCCTCTGTAACTGTCGAAGTATATGATGTGATCAAAAATGAGTGGAAGATAGCAACTAATATCCCTGCAAAGCGCTACTCTGACCCCTGTGTAAGAGCAGTGGTGGTCTTgaactgtctgtgtgtgttcatGAGAGACACTCACATGAATGAAAAACCCAAGTATGCAATCTATCAGTACAATATGGAGCTGGACCAGTGGATCCTGCGTCAGTCTATTTCAGAACGAGTCCTTTGGGACCTTGGCAAAGATTTTCGGTGCACTATGGGCAAACTTTATCCCTCGTGTCTGGAAGAATCTCTATGGAAGCCTCCACCTTCTCTGTTCTCACAAGATGGAGCAGATGAGTTTGAGTTGGATGGAGAGATGGTTACTTTGCCATTGAATAGTTAGTCAGATATGGGCACAGATGCTATGGATTCCTGAGACATGCATAGCATAGCACTATGTATGTCAAAACCTTCCAGATCATGATGGGGTTTAAGATTAAGCAGTAACTGTGTTCAGCACAGCATGTCACTAAGTTTGCATAGTATTGTGTAAATAACCAAGAATACAGTTGTGTTTTATCATCTACTACTAGATACCATGTGTTCTGCTAAAGAGATTATTGTATTATTACAATGTGACTAATTTACAAAAGAAACATTGTTTTACTTACATAATTATCCCCAGATTTGACCATGAAGATACAAAATCATGTAGATCTTCCCAGTAAAAATCAGCTGAGCAAGGTGGCTGACTGCAGGTTCAGTCAAAGGTGGTATTTGTATGATACACATTCTTCAGTTTCCATAAAATATTCCAGGTTGCAGGCCTACCCAGCAGCTGGTAGTTTACCAGGTTCATTAGTGGGGGCTGTGCAGTGACGGTCAGCCTCTTATTGTGCAGGTCTATGTGGAGCTTCAGTCATTTAATGTCCTTCCACGTTGCAAGTAACAGACTCGTCCATATTACATCTTCCTGCTGCTGAATTTTCATTTGTAAGACAAGTTTTAGTAACAACCaggtttttattttgtatttcatTAATTTAAGGCAACTGTTACTGTAGTGTGATTGTGTATAGGTATCCTAGCCCTTAGGTTTTTAATACAGTTGGTTTGAGTGAAATGTTTCCAGAATGAACTGTATCCTGCATGCAGGAGAGCagaatggacccagcactgctcTGGCAGAACTCCGAGGAACCACTAGCAGTTGTTGTTGTCCATTCTAACATGAGCACAGGTGCTTCATGAAATCCCTACTCGCATGTTCAGTTGCATTGTGTTCCTTTGGCACTGTATTTTGAATTAAATTAATTTATTAAAAACCTTCACAAGTAAATGTTTGATTTGCTTTTGTAATGCAGAACCTGGAGAATATCTGTACAAATTTAACTGCTGCAGATTTTTGGAAAAGTACCCTAGCAGGATGGATAAATCACCAACCACAACAATCAGTAATGTGCTAATTAATGTCACAGAATTTGTTCCTTATATTTTATGCTGACATTCACCATGTGCTGCAGCATACTTACCTGATAGTGGCTTTTTGGGGTACGGAATTtccaggaataacttctccagCTCTAATTGAAATTAAAATCAGTTAGGTAGCTGGAGGATAAGGCTTAAGCCATGTCTCTATTGTTATCAATGCAGCTGTAAAGTGGTACATTGATTTTgttgttcaattgcaggcttaATTCAATGGCATTTCCTGGACCAACCTGACTGTTTTGCAGGAAATGGCAAGATTCTTAAAACAACATTGCTCTCCCAGTCCTGAAATGTTTTAGACATTTTCAAACTAAttgctgtttgtgtttcaaatgtTGGAACAGgaagaaaatatttttcttttgcaAAGTTAACTCAAAATATTTCAACATAATCACGATGATGCTAAAATGATTAGTGATTTTAGGTAAGGGTTTAAAAACCCTCTAACTTAACATTTTATTCATACAAGTCTACTGCAATTCTCTTCCAGTAAATGTCAAATGGAAGTTTGCATAAATGGAAAATATAGGAAGTCTTTCAATCAGGTTTTGTGTTGTAAAGTTTGATATAAAACATTCAAAGTTTTGAAGTAACAAGCATAACAGACCATTTTCAAGATTGTACCTTTTGGATGATgtattaaacaaagaacaaagaaaattatagcacaggaacaggccctttggccctccaagcttgcaccgaccatgctgcccaacttaactaaaaccccctcccctacccttctggggaccatatccctctattcccatcctaaacTAGGACCCTTTCAGGCACTATTCAAAGAGCAAAGGAATTGTGTTTCTGGCCAGCATTTCATTTAATCTCTTTCTCTCACTAATTAAAACAAATTACTTGAAGATTGTTATATTCAAATTGGTTATGATGCTTTTCTGTATTATGGttcaaaaagtaattaattggcagTGAAATGCAAGGTTGTAAACATTTTGTTCTAAATGGGATAAAAGATTTTTTCAGGATGCATCAGGCAAAGCATTAAACTCTCACCTGTAGTTGGAGAAATCCGTTTTATAGGAGTATTAATTCTAAGCTTAACATGCAACTGTGCAAAATCCCAGAAACAGCTAAAACATTCCTAATGACATAATTACAAAACAGACTGATTTCTTTGGTACATAGGATGTTTATATCAAAGTTCATTGTTTCAGAGTGAATAGAAATATAATGATAAAACATCTGCAAAGCTATAATTTCTATAGAGCACATCAAAACTATAGTATACATCTCAGCAGTTTCACAAAATTTAAATATTTGAATAAAATATTTGTCTATGGGATAAATCCATTACAAAGATCTTTTATGAAACAATTTTGACATTCTATCTGGTTGCAATTTGATTTTACATtgaaaaaagtatttggatggcaTGTAGTTCATGTTTTATATCAGAAAATGAAAAGCTACCACAGGGAAAGGACGTGATTAAGTAATGGGTTTGGAGATTATAACTGGTCTCAATTGGATCTAAAGATATACCCATGTCTGAAAAATTTAAATTGTGTACTTGAAGACATGACTTTAAAGACAGTGCtgtataattttctttgtacCCCTTCACCTCCAAAGAAAATCTAATCAGAACTTGGCCAAGGAATAACTTAACTATTCAGTTATCTATTAAAGGTGGAAAATGGACAACCACCAATATTGCATTTTACTAATTTAAGTAGCTTTTAATAAAGGGCCTTCCTGTGAATATTTTAAGTGACAAAGTAGCACCATCCAAATTTGCTTTTCTGGTATCAGAATACGATGTACATTATATTTTAAAGATTCTATTTCACAATTGCCAACCAACTTCACATTAAATACAGGAAAATAACATGCTCAGAATGGCttataacaaaaaaaaattcctGGAACGTGACTTTTGGAAAGCTTATTACAATTAATGAATACAGCATTCTAAAATGAGAATGTTACAAGCTATTGCACATTCATTTGATTTGCTAAAGTTTATGACAAGTGAATGAACATTACAAACACAAGGATTAAAAATATTAGTGTTCAGTTTTCATGATATTAATGTTGCATTCCTGGGTTGGGTGAGAGTCTTTTAACACAACCTGTTCATATTGAAACAATGTGAAGCACAGTTATTTCTTATTGGAATATTTTACTATTTGCTTAAAAATTGAGATATATAAAGGCAATGTTCTAATTAAAAAGAGCTAATACTCATTTTAGTCATTATGGTTATTAAACCATAATTGGTAGAATCTACCAATAGTTTATTCCAAAGTTGAAAAATGTAAACGGTTTACTGTTTCATGCTGAAATATTAATTTTAAACTTGGAGGGGGAAGAATTTAGTTTATACATTCATCCATGGCCCACTATTGTTTTGACATAAAATCTAAGGACAAAATATGACTACTGTAACAATTAGGTGTTGGTTGCAGTGAAACAATTGAGCATGCCCCAAAATACACAACATGTTCTAACATTTAATCAGCAAGCATTCAATAGTGAAAACTCAGTTGGTTTCATTTTGGAACTATATACATGAGATGCATAAACATTGATCTGTCTCATCATTATCCAGCACTGGAAATTGGATACAGAGTTTGATTTATTAATTAAAGGAATGGTTATTGATGAGT belongs to Mustelus asterias chromosome 7, sMusAst1.hap1.1, whole genome shotgun sequence and includes:
- the kbtbd2 gene encoding kelch repeat and BTB domain-containing protein 2 isoform X2, whose product is MVENVSQRCREYLIKKINAENCVRLLSFADLYSCEELKISAKRMVEHKFTAVYHQDAFLQLSHDLLIDILSSDNLNVEKEETVREAAMVWLEYDTESRSQYLSSVLGQIRIDALSEVTQRAWFQGLPPNDKSVVVQGLYKSMPKFFKPRLGMTKEEMLIFTEASSESPRSSFCAVCYSPQAEKVYKLCNPPGDLQRVGTLVTPDNDIYIAGGQVPLKTSITNNSKASKLQAAYRPVNCFYLFDAQQNTWVPKTPMLCTRNRPSLVCCEGYIYAIGGDNVGGEMNKRTVERYDCETDEWTLVNPLPCAWQWNAAVAVEDYIYVMAHNLTFCYCPRTDSWVEMAARQTSRCFASAAAFGDKIFYIGGLHIGNNSGIRIPSSTVDGSSVTVEVYDVIKNEWKIATNIPAKRYSDPCVRAVVVLNCLCVFMRDTHMNEKPKYAIYQYNMELDQWILRQSISERVLWDLGKDFRCTMGKLYPSCLEESLWKPPPSLFSQDGADEFELDGEMVTLPLNS
- the kbtbd2 gene encoding kelch repeat and BTB domain-containing protein 2 isoform X1 translates to MSNKEEKQINTEYAVSLLEQLKCFYDQQLLTDIVLIAESTEFPCHKMVLATCSSYFRAMFMSGLSESKQTHVHLQNVDAPTLQIIIRYAYTGNLAINDSTVEQLYETSSFLQVENVSQRCREYLIKKINAENCVRLLSFADLYSCEELKISAKRMVEHKFTAVYHQDAFLQLSHDLLIDILSSDNLNVEKEETVREAAMVWLEYDTESRSQYLSSVLGQIRIDALSEVTQRAWFQGLPPNDKSVVVQGLYKSMPKFFKPRLGMTKEEMLIFTEASSESPRSSFCAVCYSPQAEKVYKLCNPPGDLQRVGTLVTPDNDIYIAGGQVPLKTSITNNSKASKLQAAYRPVNCFYLFDAQQNTWVPKTPMLCTRNRPSLVCCEGYIYAIGGDNVGGEMNKRTVERYDCETDEWTLVNPLPCAWQWNAAVAVEDYIYVMAHNLTFCYCPRTDSWVEMAARQTSRCFASAAAFGDKIFYIGGLHIGNNSGIRIPSSTVDGSSVTVEVYDVIKNEWKIATNIPAKRYSDPCVRAVVVLNCLCVFMRDTHMNEKPKYAIYQYNMELDQWILRQSISERVLWDLGKDFRCTMGKLYPSCLEESLWKPPPSLFSQDGADEFELDGEMVTLPLNS